One region of Thalassophryne amazonica chromosome 16, fThaAma1.1, whole genome shotgun sequence genomic DNA includes:
- the LOC117528628 gene encoding ectonucleotide pyrophosphatase/phosphodiesterase family member 7-like — protein sequence MWAEILCLLWASSFITGAPVNKLRHKLLLISFDGFRWDYDRDVDTPNFDKMARDGVKAMYITPPYLTITSPSHFTLLTGRYVENHGVIHNMWFNTTTSQKKPYYQTQFVNEWWDNGTLPIWITAQRQGLKAGSLHFPGTASSYQGEVTMVREVEPILYDYKNEKAWQQNTDKVMGWFRDQDLDFVSLYFGEPDGTGHLYGPDSQQRRAMVQQIDRTVGYIRTSAEKHGLTHRLNIIFTADHGMTTVYRDGLVEEITLSKIPGFSFKDLSFHLVDFGPSGMLLPKPGRLEKVYKALKGSHPHLHVYKKEELPEHLHFARNDRILPVVLWADPGYVINGYVPLQFNKGEHGFDNQEMDMKVLFRAVGPAFRENFVVKPFETVDIYPLMCHILDIQPEVNDGRLSATQKMLVTTGEFT from the exons ATGTGGGCTGAGATTCTGTGTCTCCTCTGGGCctcctcgtttatcacgggagcacCGGTAAACAAGCTCAGGCACAAGCTGCTGCTGATCTCCTTTGACGGTTTCCGTTGGGATTACGACCGCGATGTGGACACACCGAACTTTGACAAAATGGCCAGAGATGGAGTCAAAGCGATGTACATCACACCTCCATACCTAACCATCACCAGCCCATCTCATTTCACCCTCCTGACAG GCCGCTACGTGGAGAACCACGGGGTGATCCACAACATGTGGTTCAACACCACCACCTCACAGAAGAAGCCGTACTATCAGACGCAGTTTGTTAATGAGTGGTGGGACAACGGCACGCTGCCTATCTGGATCACAGCTCAGAGACAG GGACTGAAAGCCGGCTCTCTTCACTTTCCTGGCACAGCTTCTAGTTACCAGGGAGAGGTTACCATGGTGCGGGAAGTGGAGCCAATCCTGTATGACTACAAAAATGAAAAGGCTTGGCAGCAGAATACAGACAAGGTTATGGGCTGGTTCAGAGACCAGGATCTGGACTTTGTATCCTTGTACTTTGGTGAGCCAGATGGGACAGGCCACCTGTACGGCCCTGACTCCCAACAGCGACGGGCGATGGTCCAGCAAATCGACAGAACGGTGGGTTACATCAGGACCTCGGCTGAGAAACATGGGCTGACTCATCGTCTGAACATCATCTTCACAGCAGATCACGGCATGACCACGGTGTACCGCGACGGCCTGGTGGAGGAGATCACCCTCTCCAAGATCCCTGGCTTCTCATTTAAGGACCTGTCTTTTCATTTGGTGGACTTTGGACCCTCTGGGATGCTGCTACCAAAGCCGGGAAGGCTGGAGAAGGTGTACAAGGCCTTGAAGGGATCTCATCCCCACCTCCATGTCTACAAGAAGGAGGAGCTGCCAGAGCATTTACACTTTGCCAGAAATGACAGAATCCTCCCCGTGGTCTTATGGGCCGACCCTGGATACGTCATCAATGGG TACGTGCCGCTTCAGTTCAACAAAGGAGAACATGGTTTTGACAACCAGGAGATGGACATGAAGGTCCTGTTTCGGGCAGTGGGTCCAGCGTTTCGTGAGAACTTCGTGGTGAAGCCATTTGAGACGGTGGACATCTACCCCTTGATGTGTCACATCCTGGACATCCAGCCGGAGGTCAACGACGGCCGCCTGAGTGCCACCCAGAAGATGCTGGTTACCACTGGTGAGTTCACCTGA